The Acomys russatus chromosome 1, mAcoRus1.1, whole genome shotgun sequence genome has a window encoding:
- the Mrpl33 gene encoding 39S ribosomal protein L33, mitochondrial, whose translation MRATVPGSQCAVCSRWPGVFPWLVTVLFDLRTILVKLVSQAGTGFSFNHKRSRLREKLSLLHYDPIVNKKVLFVEQKKIRSL comes from the exons atgagagccaccgtgcctggct CACAGTGCGCTGTGTGTTCCCGGTGGCCTGGTGTGTTTCCTTGGCTTGTAACTGTACTTTTTGATCTCAGAACCATTCTGGTGAAACTGGTGAGCCAAGCCGGCACAGGTTTCTCCTTCAACCACAAGAGAAGCCGACTCCGAGAGAAGCTGAGCCTTCTGCACTATGATCCAATAG TGAACAAAAAAGTTCTCTTCgtggaacagaaaaaaatacgCTCCCTCTGA